The Spirochaetia bacterium 38H-sp genome contains the following window.
GCTTTCCGGAGGCAAGATTATTGTGAAACCGCCAAAGGGTGCTACTTTTGTTCCTGAGGAAAATATTCTTATAGGCAATGTTGTTTTGTACGGAGCCATAAAAGGAGAAGCATATTTCCGTGGTATTGCGGCAGAAAGGTTTTGCGTAAGAAACTCTGGTGCACATGCAGTAGTAGAAGGTATAGGAGATCATGGTTGTGAGTACATGACAGGTGGTATTGCTGTTGTGTTAGGTGAGACGGGCAGAAACTTTGGTGCTGGTATGAGCGGTGGCGTTGCCTATGTTTGGGATAAGAAGGGAGATTTTGTAGAAAAGGTTAACTATGAGATGGTTAATACAAAAGAACCTTCAGATGAGGATTATGAAGATATTCTCAGACTGGTTAAGAATCATGTTAAGTATACTGAGTCCACTGTTGGACAGTATGTGCTTGATAACTGGGATGAGGTTAAAAAGCAATTTGTAAAAGTTATTTCTCCCGAGTATGAGAGAGTTATCCAAAAGCTAAAAAACGCTTCAAAGGTGGAGGCATAAATGGGAAAACCTACAGGATTCTTAGAATATGACAGAAAGACTGTTATAGATAGAGCTCCTTCTGAGAGGATTAATGATTTTAACGAATTTCATATACATTTATCCGAAGAAGAGAGAAAAGAGCAGGGTGCAAGGTGTATGGATTGTGGGGTGCCTTTCTGCCACAGCAGTTATGGCTGTCCTATCCATAACCTCATTCCTGAGTGGAATGATTTTGTCTACAGAGGAAGATGGGAAGATGCTTTCTATAGGCTGAGATACACCAATAATTTTCCTGAGTTTACCGGAAGAGTGTGTCCTGCTCCCTGTGAGTATGCATGTGTTCTGGGTATAAATGAGCCTGCCGTTACAATAAAAGATAACGAGTGTACAATAATTGATAAGGCTTGGGAGAGCGGACTTATGGTTCCCAGACCTCCTCAGAGCAGAACTGGGAAGAAGATTGCTGTAGTGGGTAGCGGTCCTGCCGGGCTTGCGGCAGCGGATCAGTTAAATCAAGCAGGTCATGAGGTTACTGTATACGAGAGGGATGATAGACCGGGCGGACTTTTGATGTATGGTATTCCCAATATGAAGCTTGATAAAGAGTTGGTGCTCAAAAGAATATCAATAATGGAGCAGGAAGGTGTCAAGTTTATAACAAGCACTCATATAGGCAAGGATATTCCTCTTTCTCAGCTTGTGGAGGAGTTTGATGCGGTTTTGTTGGCATGTGGGGCGACAAAACCAAGGGATTTACCTGTTCCAGGAAGAGATTTGAAGGGAATCCATTTTGCAATGGATTTTCTCAAAGCTAATACTAAGAGCCTGTTAGATTCCAGGCTGGAAGACAAGAATTATATTTCTGCGGAAGGTAAACATGTAGTCGTGATAGGCGGAGGAGATACAGGAAATGACTGTATAGGCACATCTATACGTCATGGTTGTGTGAGTGTGACCAATTTTGAGCTTCTCCCAAAACCACCTGAGGACAGGTTTGAGGCTGCTCCTTGGCCGTTATATCCGCGCATGTTTAAGGTTGATTATGGACATGCGGAGGCTATTGAAAAGTTTGGAAAAGATCCCAGAGAATTTTCTATCTTGACTAAGGAATTTATAGGAGATGAAAATGGTCATGTTAAGGCTATAAAGACAGTAAGGGTAGAATGGAAGAAGAACTCGGAAGGTCGTTTTGTAATGGAAGAGCTTCCTGGTACAGAAGAAGAATGGAAGGCTGATCTTGTACTGCTTGCTCTTGGTTTTCTTGGGCCTGAGGATACTCTTCCAGAAGAGTTAGGATTAGAAAGAGATGCCAGATCCAATATATCTGCTCCCTATGGCAGGTTTACTACTTCTAATCCCAAGGTCTTTGCTGCGGGAGATGCCAGGAGAGGGCAGTCTCTTGTTGTATGGGCTATACACGAGGGACGTGAAGCTGCTTATGAGATAGATACTTATCTTATGGGAGAAAGTGTGCTTCCAAAGATGAGGCCTTGACTAGATTAGCAAGGTATGGTATACAGCCCACTATATTATTGTATGAGGTTATAGCTATGTATGCGCTAGTAGAGATTGCAGGAAAACAGTATAAGGTAGAAGAGGGTTCCAAGCTGGTTGTGGATAAACTTCAGCTTGAACCGGGTGCTTCTGTGGATTTTGATTCTGTTTTGATGTTAAGAAAGGATGATGAAGTAAAGTTGGGCTCTCCTTATGTGGATGGCTGTAAGGTAAAGGCTGTTGTTGAGGATCAGATAAAAGGCAAAAAGATAGTGGTTTTTAAGTACAAAAGAAGAAAAAACTACAGAAGGAAAAGAGGACACAGACAA
Protein-coding sequences here:
- a CDS encoding glutamate synthase subunit beta codes for the protein MGKPTGFLEYDRKTVIDRAPSERINDFNEFHIHLSEEERKEQGARCMDCGVPFCHSSYGCPIHNLIPEWNDFVYRGRWEDAFYRLRYTNNFPEFTGRVCPAPCEYACVLGINEPAVTIKDNECTIIDKAWESGLMVPRPPQSRTGKKIAVVGSGPAGLAAADQLNQAGHEVTVYERDDRPGGLLMYGIPNMKLDKELVLKRISIMEQEGVKFITSTHIGKDIPLSQLVEEFDAVLLACGATKPRDLPVPGRDLKGIHFAMDFLKANTKSLLDSRLEDKNYISAEGKHVVVIGGGDTGNDCIGTSIRHGCVSVTNFELLPKPPEDRFEAAPWPLYPRMFKVDYGHAEAIEKFGKDPREFSILTKEFIGDENGHVKAIKTVRVEWKKNSEGRFVMEELPGTEEEWKADLVLLALGFLGPEDTLPEELGLERDARSNISAPYGRFTTSNPKVFAAGDARRGQSLVVWAIHEGREAAYEIDTYLMGESVLPKMRP
- the rplU gene encoding 50S ribosomal protein L21; the encoded protein is MYALVEIAGKQYKVEEGSKLVVDKLQLEPGASVDFDSVLMLRKDDEVKLGSPYVDGCKVKAVVEDQIKGKKIVVFKYKRRKNYRRKRGHRQQYSVLKVEKIEA